ctttcgatgttaatgcggcgcttatgcttgttgcgacgtgacctgctattgccgtccttggtatatgaggtaccatggttctttgatatgttattactgcgagccaaccagctgtcttctcccgcacaaaagcgggtcatgagcgtcgtgagagctgccatagatttcggcttttcctgaccaaggtgccgagctagccactcgtctcggatgttgtgcttgaaagccgctaaggcctccgcatccggacagtcgacgatttgatttttctttgtaaggaaccgagtccagaattgcctggccgactcttcttgctgctgaattatgtggctcaagtcatcggcgtctggtggtcacacataagtgccctgaaagttgtcgaggaatgcggcttccagatcatcccaatagctaatggagtccgctggcaagctattaagccaatgccgtgctagtcctttgagttttagtgggaggtacttgatggaagtcatcaccgcgggccatgtggatgttgaggaggaagtcctcaatccatactgcgggatctgttgtgccgtcgtatgattcaatgtttacaggtttgaaaccttctaggaattgatgttccattacttcgtctgtgaagcataaggggtgtgcggcgcctctgtattgggctatatcgcgacgtagctcgtatgggtcctgcccgctgtgttcggcctggccggatttgcttttactgtattcgGCGTGACGTTTACcatctcgtagagtggtgcgccctcgtgatccgtagaacgatcttgaatgctttgctttgtcctccaatatgtctcgcaggtctggcgtatctccccatgcctttttatttggatggcgttggggtggaggctgagcttttggctggaatgcctctctatcgcggccacgaggcggccgatcagccgtatcatatgcttcttcctccagtcggggtagtaacctgcgccttgggtaactcttggagggacactcgagtttatattcctcggccgcgaggacttcagtccatttgtcagctagcagatcttgatcagcttgaagctgctgctgctttttcttcaggctatttgtcgtggccataagcctgcgcttgaagcgctcttgttcgacgggatcctctggtacggtgaattcatcgttgtcgaggcttgcctcgtcttcggagggggcatgtaattatcatcctcctcctctccgccagccgctctctcaggagagctggctccttcatcctcctgctctagatcttgctggagggaattgttgttgtcttcggcgctatccggagtgttattatctcctgtgccggtatcaccacttttgctttggcgggacttggagcagcgctgctgacgtcggcgcttgggttgcttcttggaggggtcatcctccgctatctcgtcgtcgttgccttcattgggtgtatccaccatgtatatgtcatacgacaaggtgactttccagtgccctataggtgctggttcatgttcgtctcctacatcgtcgtccataccgtcgatgtcttcggagtcgaagtcgagcatgtcggttaaatcatcgacagtggctacaaagtgggtggtgggtgggcgtcgaatttcttcgtcatccgcatcccaatcctgttggccataatccggccagggctctcctgacaaagagagagaccttagtgaattcagaatgtcgccgaagggcgagtgctgaaagatatccacggcggtgaattccatgatcggtgcccaatcggattcgattggcaggggcgcggatggttcggggtccggaagagagtccggcaccttggagtcacgggctgcgcagaggattatgctggtgtttggctcgatcgctgtcgagactgcagcccctgaggcggtgtctaggcacccgtcctcgattggcgcagctggctccgagctaagggtcggagcttatGCAGGTCGGCCTCTGGGGTatcgtccggtggcagagctaggtcatacccatcgcgatagtgcggcgcgcccagctgtggctcgaatccgtcgaagatcaagtccccatggatgttggccgtgtaattcaaacttccaaatctgacctgatggccaggggcgtagctttcaatctgctctagatggccaagcgaattagcccgcagtgcaaagccgccgaatacgaagatctgtccggggagaaaagtctcaccctaaacCGCATCGCTatcatgatagtaggagccatcaagcctaacggcgaggacacagaggaactctcaatgaaagcaccaatgtcggtgtcaaaactggcggatctcagatagggggtcccgaactatgcatctaggccggatggtaacaggaggtaagggacacaaagttttacccaggttcgggccctcttgatggaggtaaaaccctacgccctgcttgattaatattgatgatatgggtgttacaagagtagatctaccacgagatcagagaggctaaaccctagaagctagcctatggtatgattggatgttgtgattgttgtcctacggactaaaacccttcggtttatatagacaccagagagggttagggttacacaaggtcggttacaaaggaggagatatacatatacgtattgcctagcttgccttccacgccaagtagagtcccatccagacacgagacgaagtcttcaatcttgtatcttcatagtctaacagtccggccaatggagatagtccggctgtccggagaccccgtaatccaggactccctcaccaagtaAAGTGATCAATTTCGAGACTCCATTGGCACACTTGTTGCATGAACAACCCAACTATTGTGCATGTTGGCCCAATCTTTGTCCATACAACTCTTGAAAGTTAGAATTCCGTTTTAAAGTGTGTTTTCCTCGAATACAAAAATCTTCATAATGGATTAAAGTGTCTTGACATTACTGCTGGTCGCGTGCATATCTCGAGTTACATAATCTTTGATGTAACCGTTTCCCCTTTTTCTACACTAAATCTTAACGTTAGTGTATTGCTACGATCTGAAGTTATTTTGCTACCCGAAACTACCCCTTCCAAGATAATTTATCTATTTGCTAATTTTTGTACTAATGCCACAGCTAATCATGGAAAAGATATAGTTTTTGGGCGTCATTTTATCAAGCAAGAAGAAGACAACTCAGGCACTGGACATGAGGATCATCCAGGTCCCGGGGAAACAGATCCCGAGTGTGGTCCGATCCCTAGTTGAGACACAAACAAGAGGGAATCCGCCTCGGTGCTGCCAACACCACCGTGTAAGCGGCGCATGGCCTCGGAGGGGCCGCAAGCCAGCACGCCTCCAAGAGGGGCGGTCCCGAGTGGACACGTGGCTCAGTAGGGACCGTGCGGTGGCTCACCGCCTCGTAGTGAGCGATAAGTGGACTAGCCAGGGGTAGGTCCGGCCCGGACCTGTGTCTGACCAAGGACACGACACGGGCTCCTCTACTactgttaggccaactccaccgcgcgaccctatcctgtccggccccgtccgtttggggtaaaagggacaaaaaaggcggcccagcgcgcgggagcaaatggacttttgtccgctttgtgtccgctttcgacccattcccggcccaaacTTGCGCCGGTTTTGGGGTGAAACAGACACCACGCGGAtgggcgggacgcgcgcgcttgtccttccctggcccgcctgtcggggacactagcagtccctccgctcccaacgcttcaccctctctccccgccccgccccgccgccggcacCGCCGCTATTCTCCagccgcctcctcaccgcgcagcccccccgccgtccataccaaaccacgtctcgacatggccgccaccacgcccgcgcttccgccatagttttggtcatcgatcGGAGGAGGTTTGGCCGTGGCCGTCCTTGCCGGTGGCAGAGTAGGACACGACTGCCGGCGACATACCACGGCGGCCGAGGCAGATTCCGACGAGAGCTCCAGAGCGACCtgtagccggccggcaaccaccctgctgcgtcgaggtgatcatcgcggcctcttcgccaccacaaccgcaaggtgttcgaccttttgccaacaaaggtatggacagtggagacgagtttttcttctatcacttcctttgttcatcggacgattcatCGTCGGATGATGAcaatcttgtggtggctgcactggtcgttcacgaccatattcaatggcagcttcctcggtacagggggtcagtccctggccgtgctcccaacctgaaccgcaacagggagataggccacgccctgctctatgcagattactttgccaacaccccgctcttcaggccggataaatttcgtcgccgttttcgtatggcaaggcatgtgttcaatcctatccgagagggagtggttgctcatgacccatacttcgagtgcaagacggatgcccttggaaAGCTTGGATTCTCCTCCTATCAGAAATGCACCGCgaccatccgcatgcttgcatatggaattccaggcgatctggtggatgagtatgtgcgtatgagtgagacaacatgtctgatgtcaatgtacaagtttttccaggctgtgatcgaggtctttgggccagagtacttgaggcagccaactgccgccgatacagagagattgttggcgaccaacgcagctagaggaTTTCCAggtatgcttggcagcatagattgtatgcactgggagtggaagaactgtccatttgcttggcagggccagtacaaggggaaTGTTAATTAacgggtgcactgtcatattagaagtgGTGGCATCACAatatctttggatatggcattctttcttcggcatggcaggttctcacaatgatatcaacgtgctgcagcgttctccagtcttcacgaggcttgcagaaggccactccccacctgtcaactttgagatcaatggccaccattacaacaagggatactatctagcagatggtatatatcctcagtggtcaacttttgtgaagacaatctcgaaacaccaaggtgagaagagaaagagatttgcccaaatgcaagagagtgttagaaaggatgtggaacgtgcttttggtgtgcttcaatcccggtggggtatcgttcgaaaccctgcactgtcatgggatgaagggaagctttgggaggtgatgactgtttgtttgatcatgcacaacatgatcgtcgaggatgagcgggatgagagtatcttcgaccaaggatttgattaccaaggtgaaaatattgagcccctacaccaagacccggccacatttgaacagtttgcccaattccaccgtgagatgcatgattggcacactcatgtgaatcttcaaaatgacttggttgagcacgtgtgggatcacattggcaaccaatagatgtatttccccattttatgttcagtcaagacaatttcgatttggttgtaaaactattttattaaagacaaattcaattgggttgtaaaactattttaattttcagacaacTATTTGGGTTCAAAATTAGTTTTAATGCAAATTTGGGCATTTCTTGGCCCCGACAGACAGGATGGGGCAAAAGGATGCGGCCGCgcactgggcgcacggccaccgcatcccaggacaggcccggacacgaccccaaatccctacccaaaaggacaaaaacaggacaaaacggacgtccgtttggggtcgcgcggtggagttggccttagcgtCGTGCACTGGATAGTGGATACCATGTGTCTGCACTATCAGGTGCTAGATCTTTTGTGTCCGAGCCTcctcatactccctccatttcctttTGTAGTGCGCATAGATTTTTGTCTAAAATTTTGAAATGTAGTGCGTGCATGCAGCACAAACCTGGTCTGGACTATTTACCCTTGGTTGTAATCAAGGGACACACACAGCAGAACAAGCACATGGGTGTGTGGCAGACCATGCATGCAAGGTTAATCTAGTAAAATTCACAACTCCAGCTCATGCATTGGTATTGGAGCAGTGACGAATCTTGAGAAAAAACGGAGGGCGGGCTCAAACTAGACGAAGGAACGATTCTAGACGAGTATAGACAGGATTTTGATTGTGTGGGTTTAATGGGCTGCCGCTGATTGCCTGGGCTGGGCCAAATACTAGTAGAAAAAAATAAATTGCTTCTCTGGAGGGGGGGCTCGAGCCTGTTAAAGCCCCCCCCAGTAGATTGGCCCCTGTATTGGAGCTAGCATCCATGCGCACTCTAatatgaaacagagggagtagtattcttGTGCCAACGCAAAGAACCAGATCCGAACATGGGACTGTGAGACAAAAAGTTTGCACCTATGACACGGCCAGGTATGATAAAAGGTAAAGTTCGTTATGGAAGTCTAGCTACGACTAGTGAGCCGAATGATCTTGAGTAGGTAATACGGGATAAAAACTGGGAATTAGCTACGAATGAAAATATGGTGCTCTTATGAGAAATAAAACTTGGCACTTAGCTCCCCCAGCATGAAATAAAAACACCATCGAGTGCAAATGGGTTTATAAAATCAAAAGAAAAGCAAAGTAGTAGAGATATTTATAGCCTAAGAAGATACATTTGGCCATGTTGTTAAAGCAGCTATTGTGAGGCTTATACTCTCTATTGCCATGTTTAAAGGCTGGAGTCTATGTATAAACTAGATGTGCAGAAGCGATCCTACCTGTGGTTGGATAGTTAGGAGGACAATGATATCCCTTGCCCACCAGTGTCCAAGTCATAGACTTTTTTCGTAGACTTGACATTTGTGCTTGCATTTTCTTGGATTTATTTTAGGCTTTCCAGCGATGTTCGTTCCCGTCGGCTACGAGGCACCTATATATGGTGACCTTGTCAATCAAAAGACGTTATGTTGGCTTAGTCTCGAGTTGGTCATAGGGGTATGATGTCCGGTGTACGTTATTCAGAGTTAGTGTATGCTCATGTATGTGAGCGACTAcaattgtactgtgttaaaaaactaGATGTGCAGAAAGCATTCTATCACAATCAGTCAAAAATCCACCAATTGACCCATGTGTATCAATTGTAGGTGTGGCAGGGAAAGAATTTCCAATTTGATTTAATTAAATTCTCTCTCCTCCAAGATGGATCCTCTTCCAGACCAATCCTTCCAGCATTTAATCCCCTTACGCGCCTCTTGCGTGCATGTGATATATTAATGACCCCCGGAACTAAAAAGAAAAGTTGGCTTACAAAACATATATTAAATTTTGCTTTGGTACCTGTAATTctcgtttgtggccttgtatataaaaacggAGGGACCATATACATCAATTTCGATTGATGCATCATTTATTCATTGGTAAAGAAGCTTTACTCTTAATATTTCAGCAGAATGTATATTCCAGCAATTGGGCATTAAATCCACATTCCTTCTCTCATAAGAGAACATACACTAGCTACTTTCAGGTTCCCTCAACTTGCTATCCGGTGCTCTTACTTGATCTAGTTTTTGCGTCCCAATGGACATGCTTCCGGCTGAAACTACATCAGCTTGTACTCCTCTCGCGGACGCGCACACGCACACATAAAACACGCATGCGCGCGGGGCCACACCTCCTAGTAGAATGCAACCTAGCTATATGAAACATCACACCTACATACATGGATAGAAAATATAGATAGAAATAACCTTTTTTTGAAATAGACACAAAAGATACTTGCCTCGTCCATTCATTAAGAAGGAATATAGTTTGTCCATTTTATAACCGAGACACATACAACACGCCACATGTAGGTGAGCGACGCACGCACATGCGCTCTGGTGTGTGCAGGactgggtgtgtgtgtgtgggggggggggggcactagtagaaaacagggctttggtcacggggcaatattcacattagtctcggttcagtcatgaaccggaactaatgtgagcattggtcccggttcgtgcggctaaggctttagtcccggttcacctgagccctttagtcccggtttgagatacgaaccgagactaaaggatgcgatgccctttagtcccggtttgtgtctcaaaccgggagtaaagattagacctttactgccggtttgagacatgaaccgggactaaagggtgtgatgccctctagtcccggtttgtgtctcaaaccgggactaaaggtcccattttcaaactctaccccccaccCCCCTCGGTGGATCGccttttttgttttgaaaaaatcaaaagaaaatgataaaacttcaaaaaataaaattcttcgagaggtagttatattactacatctactagttaggaaaatttaaaaacttaaatttggacatgttttgcaaaaaatgtagggaaaatgtaaaacggctataacttttgcatacgatgtcggaaaaaaatgtataatatatcaaaatgttcggaacgaaaatccgcatccgatggagaccgcctatggcctgtttgcaaatttttagaatcctcaaattctaaaaggaaaaaaaattatgctcaaatttcagttttttttgaatttttgttaaatctggtcaaactatggtcgaactacttattcaagaagtattactgttactaaataattattcaagaatattagtgttactaaataattatttcaatttttttgaattttggtcaactatggtcaaactgtggtcaaactacttattgaagaaatattagtgttactaaataattattgatttttggAACAATAGTTTCaacctcaaacagtgaaatgtgtgacttcatgctcaagctaaattcctgagggttaataggattgacatcgtactattgtcaggaaaacaacaagtgcagacttggaaacgagggagaatagaacccggaagttaagcgtgctcgggctggagtagtgaggggatgggtgaccgttccggaagttagatgatttggaatgatgaggggtgattagagattaatggttaaattgagcagtgatgagggatgattagagattagaggttaaaataattcagaaatttaaaattcaaaaaaaatcataaaattttctttagtaccggttggtgttatcaaccgggactaaaggtggacctccaggcagcggccacgtggagggcctttagtctcggttccagttagaaccgggactaaagggggaggctttagtaccgaccctttagtcccggttccagaaccgggactaaaggccccttatgaaccgggactaaaggccctttttctactagggggtggggggggggaagGTGTACCAGGAGGATGGTGAATAGTTTCCTCGCATGCTTTGATGGGCACCGCCAACATGTGTGGGAGCGCTCACCAACTTTTTGCATTGGCAGCTGCAAGTGCGGTCCATGTGTGACTACTTACAGGTTTACAGTTAGAGCTAGTCTTTTGGTGCCGAAGGCAATCTTCAAACCGCCAACAACCCGAGAAAATGGTTGGCCCTAATTTTTCTAGCGACTAGCACATTTTTTAGAATTGCATTATTTTTTCTCAAATCTAAATCCTATATCAAAAACTTTAGTCATTGCGCAAGAAACATCATAAACATCACTTGCTGAAGTTTCACACTTTCAGTACAATATTGCAGTACGTTTGTAGGATTTTATAAAAAATCCACAGAGTTGACAATTAGGTAACTGTTGTTAttcatgctactccctccgtttcaaaatataagtcttttaagagattccaatatggactgcatgcggatcaaaatgagtgaatatacacatTAAAATATGTCTTTATATACATCCATATATAATCTGTATTAAAATATCTAAAAACACTTACATTTCGGAACGGAGGTTATACTATTCATTGGGGCAAGTGTTGTGATAAGTAGTTATCAGCAGTTGACAATGCCAATGAGCAGAAAAACTACCAAGACCAATTAAAATATGGAAACCTACTACGCCTAGAATATTGGATTTAAGTGCAACAAAACAGTACAATGAATTTTTGGAGAAACTCCTTGTACATCTACTGCAAAGCACCATATCATGTACACAGTACACTGGGCAAATTCTCATAATATAAATTCTGAGCATGGACACGCATATGCTACTGAGTGAGCTTCCATTGTATGGCTGCATGAAGTAGATCATATCATGGAGGCAGAGCGATAAAAACAATGTGGTAACTTTAGAGTTTAAGCCAAAAATAAAATATCCCTTTAGGCTCTGAACATGAGACAATAACACATTCTCAAAGGGTAATATATCCATCCACGAAGGAGGCATCGAATGGATCAGCCATCGACAGATCATGGATACGCTTGTTATAGTTCCAGGTATTCCAAGAAAACTTTTTGAATGTAAATCGAGCATCATGAGAAGCTCTGTGTTCAACTTGTAGTTTCTTGTTTTGGTTGGCAATCCATTCTTCTTTGTTGCCGCCAGAAATTGATTCCTCAATGAGTCTAAATTCCATTCTATCTAGCACTTTGGCATTCAAAACAAAGAACC
The sequence above is a segment of the Triticum dicoccoides isolate Atlit2015 ecotype Zavitan chromosome 1A, WEW_v2.0, whole genome shotgun sequence genome. Coding sequences within it:
- the LOC119343569 gene encoding LOW QUALITY PROTEIN: uncharacterized protein LOC119343569 (The sequence of the model RefSeq protein was modified relative to this genomic sequence to represent the inferred CDS: deleted 1 base in 1 codon; substituted 1 base at 1 genomic stop codon), which produces NRNREIGHALLYADYFANTPLFRPDKFRRRFRMARHVFNPIREGVVAHDPYFECKTDALGKLGFSSYQKCTATIRMLAYGIPGDLVDEYVRMSETTCLMSMYKFFQAVIEVFGPEYLRQPTAADTERLLATNAARGFPGMLGSIDCMHWEWKNCPFAWQGQYKGNVNXRVTVILEVVASQYLWIWHSFFGMAGSHNDINVLQRSPVFTRLAEGHSPPVNFEINGHHYNKGYYLADGIYPQWSTFVKTISKHQGEKRKRFAQMQESVRKDVERAFGVLQSRWGIVRNPALSWDEGKLWEVMTVCLIMHNMIVED